One genomic window of Anaerofustis stercorihominis DSM 17244 includes the following:
- a CDS encoding DUF4368 domain-containing protein: MIREFVDSIIVLKAEKVNGRRQQRIQIVYKCIEAVEMPANKGKTA, translated from the coding sequence ATTATACGAGAGTTCGTTGATAGTATAATCGTATTAAAAGCAGAAAAAGTAAATGGTCGCAGGCAACAAAGAATCCAAATCGTCTATAAATGCATTGAAGCAGTTGAAATGCCTGCAAACAAAGGAAAAACGGCATAG
- a CDS encoding ABC transporter ATP-binding protein, producing MSNENRPRRGPMGRGPAMMRGGEKAKDFKGTIKTLLKYLGSKKLSIFIVFIFAVVSTVFSIVGPKILGKATTKIFEGVMGKIAGTATGIDFTYIGKILITLVILYLISALFSYLQSFIMTGVTTDLTYRLRKDISHKINKLPLKYYDKQTHGEVLSRITNDIDTINQNLNQGLTQIITSITTVIGILYMMATIDLTMTLVAILIIPVSIICIMIVVHFSQRYFRSQQEYLGHVNGHIEEMYSGHIIVKAFNRENKSIEEFNEYNETLYNSAWKSQFLSGMMQPIMNFISNLGYVVICIIGGYRATRGQVTVGDIQAFIQYVRNFTQPITQLANVSNILQQTAASAERVFEFLDEEDEKETTDDPVTVDVDKVKGSVEFEDVCFGYEKDKPIIKHFSSKIEPGQKIAIVGPTGAGKTTIVKLLMRFYDINSGKIKIDGIDINDYKRRDLRQMFGMVLQDTWLYNDTVMNNIRYGNLNATDEEVEQAAIAAHVDHFIKTNVDGYQMILNEESSNISSGQKQLLTIARALLADPKILILDEATSSVDTRTEKLIVKAMDTLVQGRTSFIIAHRLSTIKDADLILVMKDGNIVEQGTHDSLIEENGFYANLYNSQFEE from the coding sequence ATGAGTAATGAAAACAGACCCAGAAGAGGTCCTATGGGCAGAGGTCCCGCTATGATGAGAGGCGGAGAAAAAGCCAAAGACTTCAAAGGAACAATAAAAACTCTTCTCAAATATTTAGGTTCAAAGAAACTCAGTATATTTATAGTATTTATATTTGCGGTCGTATCTACGGTATTCAGTATCGTCGGACCTAAGATCTTAGGTAAAGCAACGACTAAGATATTTGAAGGCGTTATGGGTAAGATCGCAGGAACAGCAACGGGAATCGACTTTACTTATATAGGAAAGATCCTTATCACATTAGTGATACTGTATTTAATATCCGCACTTTTCTCATATTTACAAAGTTTTATTATGACAGGAGTTACCACGGATTTAACTTACAGACTAAGAAAAGATATTTCCCATAAAATAAATAAACTTCCGCTTAAGTATTATGATAAGCAAACGCATGGTGAAGTATTATCAAGGATAACAAACGATATAGATACCATAAACCAAAACTTAAATCAGGGCTTAACGCAAATAATCACCAGTATAACTACTGTAATAGGTATATTATACATGATGGCAACCATAGATTTAACGATGACATTGGTAGCTATACTGATAATACCGGTATCAATAATATGTATCATGATAGTCGTTCATTTTTCACAAAGGTATTTCAGAAGTCAACAGGAATATTTGGGACATGTAAACGGGCATATTGAAGAAATGTATTCCGGACATATAATCGTTAAAGCTTTCAACAGAGAAAATAAATCTATTGAAGAATTCAACGAATACAATGAAACATTATATAATTCTGCTTGGAAATCTCAATTCCTATCGGGAATGATGCAGCCTATAATGAACTTTATAAGCAACCTTGGATATGTAGTTATATGTATCATAGGAGGTTACAGAGCAACAAGAGGACAGGTAACGGTCGGTGATATACAAGCATTCATACAATATGTAAGAAACTTTACACAGCCGATAACTCAGCTGGCAAACGTATCAAATATCTTACAGCAAACTGCTGCATCAGCAGAAAGAGTTTTCGAATTCTTGGATGAAGAAGATGAAAAAGAAACAACAGACGATCCTGTTACGGTAGATGTAGATAAAGTTAAAGGTTCTGTAGAATTTGAAGATGTATGTTTCGGTTATGAAAAAGATAAACCTATAATCAAACATTTTTCTTCTAAAATCGAACCGGGACAAAAAATAGCAATAGTCGGTCCTACGGGAGCGGGTAAAACTACCATAGTAAAACTTCTTATGAGATTTTATGATATAAACAGCGGTAAGATCAAAATCGATGGAATAGACATAAATGATTATAAACGTAGAGATTTACGACAAATGTTTGGTATGGTTTTACAGGATACATGGCTATATAATGATACCGTAATGAACAATATCAGATACGGCAACCTAAATGCCACAGATGAAGAAGTTGAACAGGCAGCAATTGCGGCACATGTGGATCACTTTATCAAGACGAATGTAGACGGATATCAAATGATATTAAATGAAGAATCGAGCAATATCTCAAGCGGTCAGAAACAGCTTTTAACTATTGCAAGAGCACTTCTTGCAGATCCTAAGATATTGATTTTGGATGAAGCAACAAGTTCCGTTGATACAAGAACTGAAAAATTAATCGTAAAAGCTATGGATACATTAGTACAGGGCAGAACAAGTTTTATTATAGCTCATAGATTATCTACCATTAAAGATGCAGATTTGATCCTAGTTATGAAAGACGGTAACATTGTAGAACAAGGAACACACGATTCACTTATTGAAGAAAATGGTTTCTATGCAAATCTATATAATTCTCAGTTTGAAGAATAA
- a CDS encoding class B sortase, whose translation MKRKNKLRSILLLVFSVLFFVSAYMVYGIISLAHREQDNFERLEETIKQPSAASDPVQPQEPSETDAASSPYAALKEQNPDFFGWISIEGTELNYPVMHTPKDEEYYLRRDFNGEDSQSGVPFLSASCYEGCGNYLIYGHNMKNGSMFATLLAYADRDFGGQHPSIRFDTLSDSGEYEVIAAFYSEVYSQDASNVFRFYQYTDLCDPDIFTEYMEQVQEAALYDTGINAKHGDSLLTLSTCSYHTKNGRFVVVARGM comes from the coding sequence ATGAAAAGAAAAAACAAACTGCGTTCTATATTGCTCCTTGTGTTCAGTGTCTTGTTCTTCGTCTCCGCATATATGGTCTATGGGATCATATCGCTGGCTCACCGAGAGCAGGATAACTTTGAACGGCTAGAAGAAACGATAAAGCAGCCCTCCGCGGCTTCTGATCCGGTACAGCCGCAGGAGCCTTCGGAAACTGACGCTGCCTCCTCCCCTTACGCAGCTTTGAAAGAGCAAAACCCGGACTTCTTTGGTTGGATTTCCATAGAAGGAACCGAGCTGAATTACCCAGTGATGCACACGCCAAAGGATGAGGAATATTATCTGCGCCGGGACTTTAACGGTGAGGATTCGCAAAGTGGAGTTCCCTTTCTGTCGGCCTCCTGCTATGAGGGCTGTGGGAACTATCTCATTTATGGCCATAACATGAAAAACGGCTCCATGTTTGCCACGCTCCTCGCCTATGCCGACCGCGATTTTGGGGGGCAGCATCCATCAATCCGATTTGATACGCTTTCTGACAGTGGCGAATATGAAGTCATAGCCGCTTTCTATTCAGAGGTGTATTCACAAGATGCCAGCAATGTCTTCCGATTCTATCAATATACGGATTTGTGTGATCCTGATATTTTTACAGAATATATGGAGCAGGTACAAGAGGCCGCTCTGTATGATACCGGAATCAATGCAAAACATGGAGATTCTCTTTTGACCTTATCAACCTGCAGCTATCACACAAAAAATGGGCGGTTTGTAGTGGTTGCCCGAGGGATGTAA
- a CDS encoding ABC transporter ATP-binding protein, protein MIKLRKYLKPFIFSIIFTICFLLVQANCELSLPDYMSKIVNYGIQNGGIENNIPNVIREDEYEKVKFFLDEKDQKDLDKLYTKVTKKSSDYNEYKEDYPVLKKENVYVLKDNADKDLIEKLDAAVGKSEIIVSSIDNPEKIKDQNLFSLDTDGDKMKQMQGMTSAKPDAFTMIKSMPEKSLNEFKDKIYTSLDKIPETSISQVAGTFIKTEYKAVGLNLENVQSSYIFNIGAKMLLIALLSAVCAICVGFLASRAGAGVAKSLRKDVFGKVESFSNAEFNKFAVSSLITRTTNDINQVQMLVTMGMRMICFAPIMGAIAIFKALEFSASMSWIILLAVILILGFMMIAFSVVLPRFKIVQKLTDKLNLVARENLSGLMVIRAFGTEDFEEERFDETNKSLTKTNLFVNRFMMFLFPFMMIVMNLVQLLIVWVGANQIEASALQVGDMMAFIQYAMQIIMSFLMISMMFIMVPRASVSANRINEVLETEVELKDPKEEKDFDEYKKGVVEFNDVSFAYPGASEYVLHHINFTANKGETTAIVGSTGSGKSTLIQLIPRLFEASKGEILIDGVNVKDINQEHLRNKIGYIPQQGILFKGTIKSNLQYGKQDATEEEMKRACDIAQASEFINEKPDGFETEISSGGTNVSGGQRQRLSIARAIIKNAEIYIFDDSFSALDFKTDKNLRSALNKELSDATMIIVAQRISTIIHAEKIIVLDEGEIAGIGTHKELMENCDVYKEIALSQLSEEEVRDNE, encoded by the coding sequence ATGATAAAATTAAGAAAATACTTAAAACCATTTATTTTCTCGATCATATTTACCATATGTTTCTTACTTGTTCAGGCAAACTGTGAATTATCACTTCCCGATTACATGTCAAAGATAGTAAACTATGGTATACAAAACGGAGGGATAGAAAACAATATCCCAAACGTAATAAGAGAAGACGAATATGAAAAAGTAAAATTCTTCTTGGATGAAAAAGACCAGAAAGACTTAGATAAACTTTACACAAAAGTAACTAAGAAAAGTTCTGATTACAATGAATACAAAGAAGATTATCCAGTCCTAAAAAAAGAAAATGTATATGTTTTAAAGGATAACGCCGATAAGGATTTAATAGAAAAACTTGATGCCGCAGTGGGCAAAAGTGAAATAATAGTAAGTTCTATTGATAATCCTGAAAAGATAAAAGACCAAAACTTATTCAGCTTGGATACCGACGGTGATAAAATGAAACAAATGCAGGGTATGACATCAGCTAAACCGGATGCTTTTACAATGATAAAGAGCATGCCCGAAAAGAGTTTGAACGAATTCAAGGATAAGATTTATACAAGCCTTGATAAGATACCTGAAACGAGCATAAGCCAAGTTGCGGGAACTTTTATAAAAACCGAATATAAAGCTGTCGGTTTAAACCTTGAAAATGTTCAGTCCTCATATATATTCAATATAGGAGCTAAAATGCTTCTTATAGCTTTATTATCAGCGGTATGTGCGATATGCGTCGGCTTCCTTGCTTCAAGAGCAGGTGCCGGAGTTGCAAAATCACTTAGAAAAGATGTATTCGGAAAAGTAGAAAGCTTTTCAAATGCGGAATTTAATAAATTTGCTGTTTCGTCTTTAATTACAAGGACGACGAATGACATCAACCAAGTGCAAATGCTCGTAACTATGGGAATGAGAATGATTTGTTTTGCACCTATCATGGGAGCCATAGCAATATTCAAAGCACTTGAGTTCAGTGCTTCCATGAGCTGGATAATATTACTTGCGGTCATCCTTATTTTAGGATTTATGATGATAGCTTTTTCAGTAGTTTTGCCAAGATTTAAAATAGTTCAAAAACTAACGGATAAGCTAAACTTGGTCGCAAGGGAAAACCTATCGGGATTAATGGTTATAAGAGCCTTCGGAACTGAGGATTTTGAAGAAGAAAGATTTGATGAAACAAACAAAAGCCTTACCAAAACCAATTTATTTGTAAACAGATTTATGATGTTCCTATTTCCTTTCATGATGATAGTTATGAACCTCGTTCAATTATTAATAGTATGGGTAGGAGCAAATCAAATAGAAGCAAGCGCACTCCAAGTCGGAGATATGATGGCATTCATACAATATGCAATGCAAATAATCATGTCATTCTTGATGATTTCCATGATGTTTATAATGGTTCCGAGAGCAAGTGTATCCGCAAACAGAATCAACGAAGTATTGGAAACGGAAGTGGAACTAAAAGACCCTAAAGAAGAAAAAGATTTTGATGAATATAAAAAAGGCGTTGTAGAGTTCAATGATGTATCTTTCGCTTATCCGGGTGCTAGCGAATATGTCCTTCATCATATAAACTTTACCGCTAACAAAGGTGAGACGACTGCAATCGTAGGTTCTACGGGAAGCGGTAAATCCACACTGATACAGTTGATACCGAGACTTTTTGAAGCAAGCAAAGGTGAGATACTGATAGACGGAGTAAATGTAAAAGATATAAATCAAGAACATTTAAGAAACAAAATCGGATATATCCCTCAGCAGGGTATATTATTCAAAGGTACGATAAAGTCTAACCTCCAATACGGTAAACAGGATGCAACCGAAGAAGAAATGAAGAGAGCATGCGATATTGCGCAGGCAAGTGAATTCATCAATGAAAAACCTGACGGATTTGAAACAGAGATATCTTCAGGAGGCACGAATGTTTCGGGAGGACAAAGACAAAGACTGTCAATTGCAAGAGCTATTATAAAAAATGCCGAAATATATATATTTGACGACAGTTTTTCCGCCCTTGACTTTAAGACGGATAAAAATCTTCGTTCAGCATTAAATAAGGAATTATCTGATGCTACCATGATTATAGTAGCGCAGAGGATCAGTACAATAATACACGCAGAAAAAATCATTGTACTGGACGAAGGCGAAATTGCAGGAATAGGAACACATAAAGAGCTTATGGAAAACTGTGATGTATACAAAGAAATAGCCTTATCTCAATTATCAGAAGAGGAGGTTAGAGACAATGAGTAA
- a CDS encoding MarR family winged helix-turn-helix transcriptional regulator, whose amino-acid sequence MKEDNETLKKELKEFVYYLHSINKIFTPKMDCHLVLPKSEFFLLTILLREKKENKVDEIYPSKISDKSRLSRPAITQTLNSLEKKGYIIRVLEENDRRKFKVSITEEGIQILNEAFEDKFTQLMEIANKLGEEKIKQLLDIFKEIVEIYKN is encoded by the coding sequence ATGAAAGAAGATAATGAAACATTAAAAAAAGAACTAAAAGAATTTGTTTATTATCTGCATTCCATTAATAAAATTTTTACTCCTAAAATGGACTGTCATCTTGTTTTACCCAAATCAGAATTTTTTCTGCTTACTATTCTCTTAAGAGAAAAGAAAGAAAACAAAGTTGATGAAATTTATCCTTCAAAAATAAGCGATAAAAGCAGACTTTCAAGACCCGCAATAACTCAGACTCTGAACAGTCTTGAAAAAAAAGGGTATATCATAAGGGTACTTGAAGAAAATGACAGAAGGAAATTTAAAGTCAGTATTACAGAGGAAGGTATACAGATTTTAAACGAAGCATTTGAGGACAAATTTACTCAATTAATGGAAATAGCCAATAAACTTGGAGAAGAAAAAATAAAACAACTTTTGGACATCTTCAAGGAAATAGTGGAAATTTACAAAAATTAA
- a CDS encoding recombinase family protein: MASQKLILQKYADDNGFLNTKFLVDDGVSGTIFDRSDFKRMIAKMDADLIGTIIVKDMSRLGRDYLLGETTLRLVTIPR, from the coding sequence ATCGCATCTCAAAAGTTAATATTACAGAAGTACGCTGATGATAATGGATTCCTTAACACAAAATTTTTGGTTGACGATGGTGTGAGTGGTACTATCTTCGATAGATCGGACTTTAAACGTATGATTGCAAAAATGGACGCAGATCTTATTGGAACAATCATTGTAAAGGACATGAGCCGTCTTGGGAGAGACTACCTCTTGGGCGAGACTACCTTAAGGTTGGTTACTATACCGAGATAG
- a CDS encoding recombinase family protein, with protein sequence MEGFYIVHILEKQEYIGNTVNFKTYRKSYKLKKQIKNNPSEWQIFEGTQEAIIDKEVFDVVQKIRDSRRRRTPMGEMPILSGMVYCADCGAKLYQVRSKGWKHDKKHMVCATYRKKGKHICTSHQIRNVVIEELLLDDLQLC encoded by the coding sequence TTGGAAGGATTCTACATAGTACATATTCTTGAAAAACAAGAATACATTGGAAATACTGTAAATTTCAAAACCTACAGAAAGTCCTATAAGCTGAAGAAGCAAATTAAGAATAACCCTTCTGAATGGCAGATATTTGAGGGTACACAGGAAGCTATCATTGATAAGGAAGTATTTGATGTAGTTCAGAAAATCCGTGATTCCAGAAGACGCAGAACTCCAATGGGAGAAATGCCTATTCTATCTGGAATGGTTTATTGTGCAGACTGCGGAGCCAAACTATATCAAGTAAGGTCTAAGGGTTGGAAACATGATAAGAAACATATGGTATGTGCCACCTATCGTAAGAAAGGAAAGCACATCTGTACATCCCATCAGATACGCAATGTAGTTATTGAGGAACTTCTGCTAGATGATTTACAGCTTTGCTAG